CCATTGACGGTTTTACCCATTAAAAAGGTTTTACAATCCAAGACTGGACTTAAACTGTGCCAAAATCCACTATCTGACATTCATCCACTCATCATGCCATTTTTCTCTAGAGACAATGCCCTACAAACCGCAGGGGAACAAATTCTAGAAAGGACTTGGAAAACCTTTCCCACTCTAGCGAGAAACCAAGTTGCAATGACTTGGCTAGTCTACGATCCCCCTACCTTTGTGAACACAGGCGGGGCGTTGACTCCGGCGGAATTTTGGCAGCGATCGGTGCGGGGCTTTAGTTACCGGGGCGTGGAGTGTATTTATCCGGCGAGTGTGGCCAAGTTGTTTTACCTCGTGGCTGCCCATGAATGGTTACAGCAGAACATGATGGCGGGATCGGCGGAACTCGATCGGGCCTTGCGTGACATGATTGTTGATTCCAGCAACGATGCCACCAGCCTAGTTGTGGACCTTTTGACCGGCACCACCAGTGGCCCTGACCTTCCGCCTGCGCCGTTTGAAACCTGGAAACAGCAACGCAATATTGTCAATCGCTATTTGCAATCCCTGCAATGGGAAGAGTTTGCCACAATTAACATCTGCCAGAAGACCTGGGGAGATGGCCCCTATGGCCGGGAGCGGGCTTTCTACGGCGACAACCTGACCAACCGGAACATGCTGACTACCGATGCCACTGCAAGGCTGCTACACAGCATTGTGGGGGGAGTTGCGGTGTCGGCGGATCGATCGCAGCAAATGATGCGCTTACTGGCTCGATCGTTGGATCCTAGAGCACTGGCAGCGGATCCTGAAAATCAAGTGGTGGGGTTCATCGGCGGCGGGTTGCCCCCCATGGCACAACTGTGGTCAAAAGCGGGATGGATGAGCAAAGCAAGGCACGATGCTGCCTATGTGGAAGTTCCTGGCCAGTTACCCTTTCTCCTAGTCATCTTTACCGAAGGGCCAGAAAACAGTGCTAATGAGGCGATTTTGCCTTTCATCACCCAGCAAGTGGTCGATCAGCTGCCTAGCCTCCAATCCTAAATTTCTCGCAACTAGATTTCTCGCAACTAAATTTCCCGCAACTCTGTTGCAGTCTCACCGACTAACAGAGCAGAAATTCACAGAGCAGAAACTGGGCAACAGGGAAGAACCTAGCGGACACATTACGAATTATGAAGCCGATCGTAACCGTTGATGAACATCCTATGAATTATCATCAAAATACAGAAAAAACAGCGCTAAGGTAACGCTGGATACATTCTTTACGATCTGAGACTAGCGATAATTACGGATGTGTCCTAGAGTCAAATCACCAAAATCACTAGCCTTCCGCAAGGGGGCTATTTTTTTATCTTTATTCACTGCTAATAGCTAATCGAAGATTTCCCCTAGCCTCATCTATCTAAAGATAGAGACCCAATTGTCTTCATTCTGCAACCTGTGCACAAAAAATTCACGTTCTAGTGGTAAAGCTTAACAGTTTTTTGGGGGAATGGGGGGATCCTAGGCGGTTTGTTTGGCGAGAGGATCCCAGCGGTCTTCAACGGGAAAGCTGATGCTGGGAATAGTTGCCAAAAAATAGCGTTGGCTAGAAAAATAAGGCGATTCCAACGTTTGT
The Alkalinema sp. FACHB-956 DNA segment above includes these coding regions:
- a CDS encoding serine hydrolase; its protein translation is MPFFSRDNALQTAGEQILERTWKTFPTLARNQVAMTWLVYDPPTFVNTGGALTPAEFWQRSVRGFSYRGVECIYPASVAKLFYLVAAHEWLQQNMMAGSAELDRALRDMIVDSSNDATSLVVDLLTGTTSGPDLPPAPFETWKQQRNIVNRYLQSLQWEEFATINICQKTWGDGPYGRERAFYGDNLTNRNMLTTDATARLLHSIVGGVAVSADRSQQMMRLLARSLDPRALAADPENQVVGFIGGGLPPMAQLWSKAGWMSKARHDAAYVEVPGQLPFLLVIFTEGPENSANEAILPFITQQVVDQLPSLQS